One window from the genome of Candidatus Methylomirabilota bacterium encodes:
- a CDS encoding class I SAM-dependent methyltransferase, giving the protein MTEPPYALADLGDRRVLAVAGREYVTRYSARVVQMLIDRKGVQRTPPYLTYKETRGPRFLRPVFAHLRRRGVGDLRVLEVGCSFGHLTEYAAEQDAVRELVTFDTDPAFVAIVRAKVTELGLTKVREAALFSNDETRRLPWADGGFDLVLAVGVVEHLPARSRRAQVDEYYRVLAPRGHIAILDTPNRWFPLETHSVGLPLVQWLPPRVAYAYARACRPGAYRTVPYEEFVADGTGWRNATLADCLPSSGRRGLADVTEEAGYGWRFFRDTARSRTRRSLLPLFGVACATLAAAGLPPSLALPYLNLLFQKSAAPPAP; this is encoded by the coding sequence ATGACGGAGCCCCCATACGCGCTGGCCGATCTCGGCGATCGCCGGGTCCTCGCGGTCGCCGGCCGCGAGTACGTCACGCGCTACAGCGCGCGTGTGGTCCAGATGCTGATCGATCGGAAGGGCGTCCAGCGCACGCCGCCGTATCTCACGTACAAGGAGACGCGCGGGCCGCGCTTCCTCCGTCCCGTCTTCGCCCACCTGCGCCGTCGGGGCGTGGGGGACCTCAGGGTCCTCGAGGTCGGATGCTCGTTCGGCCATTTGACGGAGTACGCGGCGGAGCAGGACGCGGTGCGGGAGCTCGTGACCTTCGACACCGATCCCGCCTTCGTGGCGATCGTGCGTGCCAAGGTCACCGAGCTCGGTCTCACCAAGGTCCGGGAGGCCGCGCTCTTCTCGAACGACGAGACGCGGCGGCTGCCCTGGGCCGACGGCGGGTTCGACCTCGTGCTCGCGGTCGGCGTCGTGGAGCACCTGCCGGCGCGGAGCCGCCGCGCGCAGGTGGACGAGTACTACCGCGTGCTCGCGCCGCGGGGGCACATCGCGATCCTCGACACGCCGAACCGGTGGTTCCCGCTCGAGACGCACTCGGTCGGGCTCCCCCTCGTCCAGTGGCTGCCGCCGCGCGTCGCGTACGCGTACGCGCGCGCCTGCCGGCCTGGAGCGTATCGGACGGTGCCCTACGAGGAGTTCGTCGCCGACGGCACCGGCTGGCGGAACGCGACGCTCGCCGACTGCCTGCCGTCCTCGGGCCGGCGGGGCCTCGCCGACGTCACCGAGGAGGCGGGCTACGGCTGGCGCTTCTTCCGCGATACCGCCCGTTCGCGAACACGGCGGTCGCTGCTGCCGCTCTTCGGCGTGGCGTGCGCGACGCTCGCCGCGGCGGGCCTGCCGCCGTCGCTCGCCCTCCCGTACCTGAACCTCCTGTTCCAGAAGTCCGCCGCGCCGCCGGCCCCGTGA